In Sander vitreus isolate 19-12246 chromosome 4, sanVit1, whole genome shotgun sequence, the genomic stretch taggcctacttaaaaagtattaaaagtaaaagtactcaatgcagacaaatcctcacattttagaattgGAAATGTTTCTTGTTATTAATGAATTGTCTAATCAGTTCAGCTGTGACGTTAATTGTAGAGTAGGCTATGTACTGTTGcgtagttttagtttttaagaaaacatcgtattttataaacgtATGTGTTTTGTATGCAAACATCTTAAATTGTTAAGTAATTTAgtaagctgtcagattaatgtagtagagtaaaaagtacaatatttctctctgaaatgtagtggcgAAGAAGTAGAAAGTTAGCATGACaagctgccgctagggtgcgtctagatttctaggctagtagaaagtggcatgaaaagaaaactcaagtaaagtacaagtacctcaaatttatactttaagtacagtactggagtaaatgtacttagttacattctaccACTGAGCAACAGACAGgtcaaaaaaattatattaataCATAATGGTTTCTTGTAATCTGATTTAATGTTTTGAATTTCAGAGGTTAAAGGCAGCAGTCCATTATACCGTGGGACGCCTGTGTCAGAGGATGGGAGAGGACCACCGGAGAGAGTTCAGTCGACAAGTCATAGCAGCGATAGCCGAGACAGCATTCAGACAGTGTGGTGGGTGTCGCAACTAACGTTAGTCCAGCAGAGACATGCAGTGTATACCAAATGGTAAAACTCATAGGCATCCCGTTGTCAAGTGTAAAGCTTCAATTTATGAATCGTATCTAGTTTGCTGTTTGGAtagatataatttttttttttttagatttgttcAGTAAAGCAAACTTTGTTGAGTGTTATCTGTCCAACTGAACCATAGGGATTTAAAATATCTATAGGTGCAACGTGTGCTAAAATATCAACATTTTACTCCCATATCATTACAGCAGATCCAGTCACCAGTCCTGAATCTAAGTTACAAGTTTATCGGGTACATGTGTACATTTTCTGCAATCCAATAATTGCTCTGTACTtgaagtaccaaaagtaaaagaactCACTATGCAGAATaacccatttcagaataatgtaatttagattattggattataattagtgatgcattaatgtgtaagcatcactttaatgttgcagctgccAAATGTGGATCTGATTTCAACTGATAGTAATCTATATCAATACATCATactttatttgttgatttttgtattaataatcagaatctgcaaagtaactaataacTAGATCAAATAAattgtagtgcagtaaaaagtacaatatttccctatgACAGTAgtgaaataaaagtataaagtagcataaaatggaaatacttaaagtacaagtacctcattccaccactggaaataTGTAATACCTTTTAAAGCGTATCATTTGGGAACTATAAACTATGAAGCTTATAAATAATAGGTTTGTTGTTACATTGAATTTGATTATATTGTAgtgtatgcagttttttttaaataattgtttacaTAATTGTTACATGTTCTCAACCAACATGCAGCTCAGTACAATTTAATCTCACATCCAGGATGCCCTAATGACgccaatacattttatatatgtctcAGCATCAACTCATTCTACCactacacagcgctgtggagtgacgtctggctactccacacacatattctgggataggaaggtttgcatttctttaaaccaatcacaatcgtcttgtcTAAGTTCCAGACGTAGCGATGGTTGCTTTACTTATtggccttgggaaggaacttgttttggtggaacatttgcaaccCGCAAaagccacataaaatattaactgttcacacaatccagtaacgtgagctatttaaattagctggatacatggcgATACACTGACTATTTCATCCACGGCAATCCCACCTATCgttcccaaaacatcccagttagatagtaaacgctgtaaacatattctttgtaaatctttacaattatcCCCAGAaggaaccaagcagacctgccttgttgcattatCCAAactgtcttcaaaacttgccatttcagcgtgtagcttgctagctcgaagtttgtttcACGTAGCGAACCGAGTTAGaacggaaacacacacagagcggaaGGTAAGGGacatgtcaggcaattatcctggaaatgtacttccgttgatccagactataaaGAACTTCAATATTCtgacgtacgtgtgtgtgtgtgtgtgtgtgtaaaatatcaCTAACCATGTTCATTGTAATGCCACAGGTCAATCTAAACTCAACATccactcacttttttttttttccagatatATTTGCTAAAGACCTGGAGGCCTTTGCAAGGTGAGAATCTTTTTTTACCATATTAACAGACGAGTTAACCATGTACTGCCTTTATAAAATAGAACTAGACTAGTATAATCTTTATCTTTTTCATAATACATCCGATTTATTATCTCAACTTTGATTTCAGGCATGCTAAAAGAAGCACAGTGTCTTCCGAAGATGTAAAGCTTGTAGCCCGTCGCAGCACTGCATTGGTGAGTTATTTCCAGCCTATTGTCAGAAAGAAATTATACAGCACTTAATGTATTGTTAAGTAACTTGACAAAATCAAAATACCAGTCAATGTAGACCACTCTGAAACATTTCATCCTAATAATGTAGTATACTGGAACTATGTAGGGGTATATATTCTACAGCAGACAGCAaacttaatgtttaatttgcctttatttatttcagtccatctacatacaaaataaaagtgaagAACTGAACCAGGAGCAGAGGGATTTGAAAAAGAAGAATGCTGggaagaggaagagcagagacactgaggaggagagcagagaaTAAGGACAAGACAAAGGCAGGCCTGCAGTGTCTCACTTGTGCccaacattaaaataaacatgaagGCTGACTAATACATGACAATAAGTTAAGTGTAATAAAATGTGCCATAGGATGCCATGGGAAATGATGCATTTCAACTTTAAGTATTCCACAGCATGAgatctttttcttttgtattaCATTAGCTTTATGATTTGGAGAAAATAACTTCAGGCAGTTATCAGTCCTGGGACCTGTTGATGCATTGTCAAGTGATAGTGCATTTGGCACTGGTTTGACATACAATAAAGATGATGTATGAACTGAGTCAAAAGGCGGCCATTTTCTGTCAAAGTGACTGACAACTAAATTATATACCTGCTGTTTCTCCATACTAAATTatcaaaatatgtatttttcaatTTGGAAGTACATTTAAAGCTTGACAGCTTTAAATGTACTGTTAAGACTGCCAGGCAAACTAATGTACACTCAGTGACCACTATTAGGTAAACCTGCATAATCCAGTGCTATTCAATACACCTGGCTAATTGTTGATACTTTCATAAACTGGCATAGTTAGTGGTGGTGTACTGGTCTGCAGTATATTCTGTGGTGATTCTaatgtgcccccccccctcttgtAAATAggacaagaaataaaaatgaaatgtctcAATATAATTTAGTCCAGTACAACACCTATGACCACAGAGTTAATCACTTTAAACATTTAACAATGtcaacaaaataacattttatactTCCTGAAGGTAAAATGTATGGCAAACTGTTTTGATTTGCAATAGATTGTACAGGTGTACCTAATGAAGTGGCCACTAAGTGAAATAGGCCTTCTAAAAATCACAAATTCTAAGCTCAGCAACATGCCATTAGTTGTCTTATTACTTAAGCCAGAATAGGAACAGACAATACAGTTTGGAGAGGCGATGCCACATTGTTGATCTCATCCATTTAAGGTTAAAATACCTCTGCCCCCTCCCCACCTTAAAAGTAGCTGTGGATAATCAAGAAAGGGATAATTCACTCTGACAAGCCATCAAAAGCAGCAAAAAGACAGGTACTACCCCATGTCATGTCTGAGAAGGCCACACACTGAAAGTGTTGGAACTTCCGTCTTCGTCCTTCAGAACAGACTTCAGTCAGGGTTCAAACGGAGACCTCGACCAGCAGAGCCCAAGGTCCCTAGATATGTGAATCGAATtagatgttttttatttgacaaactGACCCAAGCAATATCAACTACTAAGCATCTATTCAAATGAACTTTATTAGAACTCCCTTCATTTGACAGGTTTTAAACACCTCACAAACACCACAAGAGCTACTGGGAATCATTGGACACACCACTCCACGTTCTCACACTATCACTCGCGTCCCCCAGAGTCTTCAGCAGGTGTCATCCACATCAAGTACACACTTACAGATCAGTTCAATAACATGAAAGCACACACACCATACAGCATTCAAATCAGATAATATAAGCAATACAAATTCATCACGACATTCCACTACATTTTGATATTTCTGCACTTGATCGACATACTTAAAGAGTAAGGAAAAACttgcaaagataaaaaaaaaaaaataaaaaaaaaatcttgaagtACTAATTAAAGAAAGTCCATGTTAGGGGAGGCGCTCGTAGCATCTGCAGCTTCCACTCACACATTCAAAAAGCAGTCAAATTGGGCTCTTTCACTGCACAACCAGTCCGTTTCACGCGTCTCTCCGTTCGCTCACTCATCGCTTCACTCTTCGCCACAAGCCATCCTCAATCGCACTCATCAGTTCTTAAAATGTCAGTTGCGCAGTTCTTTCCATTTAAAAGTGGATAAAAGTGAAAACACCCACCGTCTCTTAGAACATGCGGAGTGAAGCCGTTCTTTGATGGCATAGCATTTACAGGTGGGAAGAGGGAGAATGATACCGATATCACCCCAAGAATGCTGCCAAAGAGGAGCTTCCTCACAGGAAAATGGAAGAGAGGTGAACTGCAGAAGAGATTTCAATGAAGGCTTTTCCACAGAACTTTACTGCAAATAAAGTTGCACTAAAAACATTTAGGTTTCAACCAGATTCTTTCCAATGCAAGATTGCCGTTTAAGTCGATGACAAAGCCGGATAATGGTGAACCACAAACATTCATGCATTTTCAAAATGGTTATCACATTTCACAATACATGCATTAGAGAATCCAGTTGAAATGGATACTAACAAATGAGACGTCAAAAATAGCACTTTAGTCAGACATCCTGGTAAACAATTCACTTCAACACTTCCTAAATTAAATCTTTAGCATGTTTTTTCCAAATGTACAAAACATCTCCCACAAAAGTGTTAAGTTTTCAGATACGCATCAACACCAGAAATAAATTTGGAAAAGACTCATCTTTGTCACAATACTTACCATACAAAACAGTTAACTTACATACCCCACCCAGATGACTTTGACTCCATACTGGACCCAAAACCTGTGCTAAACCCACTACCGCTGGTTGTAGAGTTTGACCCTGTTCCCCAGCCGAGACTGGCTGAGCTGGTGCCGTAGTTGCTGTTGCCTGTACCGAAAGACTGACTCTGGTCCCTACTAGAGCTCGTTCCACTGGAAGCACTGCCTGAGGTGGATGTCTGCTGCTGGCTAGCCAGCATACCCATCATCCCCCAACTACTCTGCAGAGCAGCCTGAGCAGCAGCCATCATAGCAGGGTTCAGACTAAAGGAACCAAAATTAGCCAGACTACTGTTAGTGCTGCTCCCTAACCCACTACGGCTGCTACCAAATGCTTGAGCTCCAAAACCATTCCCAAACCGTGTTGTACGATCAAACTGCCTACTGCCATGTTTGGGCTCAGCATTTGAGATGTGAACACTGACACCTTTGATTATTAGGTCCTCTCCACAGAGAGACTGGGCAACctgtgagggggaaaaaaataaaataaaaagatatgaATCAGGGCAATGGTACCACTACAACAGGAAGTAGTTTCTACACATTTAACAGTATACCTGATCATCTGCAAATGTAACAAAGGCAAAAGCACGGAATGGCTTGGGGATGAAGACATCTGTAACTTCTCCATACTGCATAAAGAACTGCCGTAGGTCCTCAGTGGTCATGTCTTCTGTGCAACGGCCAACAAACACTTTCCGGCTCCTCATTGGCTCATCTGGACCTTGCTGTAACCAAAAGGGGAACTACAGATTATAGAGTATTAACAACGTGTATTGCCATATTGTATGGGTACAAGCATTGACATTATCAAATTCACCTTTGAGTTAGGAAGCTTGCAGTCACACCATCTCCCGTCAATCATATGACGCTGGGAGACCACCTTTTCTTGAGCCTCATACTCTGTGAACCTCACAAAGCCAAATCCTTTGGAGTTTCCAGTCTTGGTATCTCGTTTTACCTTAAAGAAAGAAACTGAGCAATGAAGCACAATTGTCACCACATACAACCCAAAGCAATGTGTGTTTAATTACGGTTGCTAATGTAATACCTGAACCATGATGACTTCTCCAAATGTGCTAAAGTAGTCTTTCAGGTCCTGCTCAGAGGTTTTCCAAGGAAGACCCAGTACGATCAGGTCAGATGTCTTCATGTCCCCTCTCTTCATTTTCACTGCAGAGGAGGCGTCAATTTCCTCCATTTTCCTTTTGTTGTCTAAAATGTGATCAACAGAGGAATTCATTGTATTTTAACCTTACAGCTATGAGATACGACTTTCAGCTGCCATCACTACTCTGCAGACTGTAAATAACTGCAGAGCAAGACTAAATTCACCTTCTATgaacaatatatacacactatcaATATTTTCCATTGTTTCCACTGTtctgcaaatatattttttgcaattATTTATGTTGTCCAACCAATTAGTAGCAATTGGGGTTTAACATGCATGCATTTCATATAAttgaatttgaatgttgcaGTTGTCAGGACCTAAGTTGCACATAGTTTATTAGGTAAACCTAGCGTAACATGCTCTACAACACACCTCCAATCATTCAGCGCTACTTTTTTTACAAGTCTTTGTTAAACAACGTTTTTCTTGTGTGTCAATTCAACTATATAGTAATATTTGAAGCTGTTGCTCGATCCTGGTCTACATAAATTGGCAACTTTTGTTTTGCTCCTTTTTGTGAATGGAGCTAGTGTCTCAAAGCGCACTTATGGGGCGTGGACGAACTGCAGGTCACGCTATTGTCTTCTATTTCAGTGTGCTGAAGCTACATCATGAATTATAAATACCGTTCCACACCTGTTCGATTTAAGTGTTATGTAACGTTAAAACtaatttatataaataaataaataaaacatatctaCTCATATCTACCTTTTGGATAGTTCACCACATACACGACATTTCCCCATCCGTTTTCTGGCGCGTGTAGTATCCCTTCCACAAGACGCACTCCTCGCATGCACTGAGAAATAGGGCTCCTAAAGCGCAGGCCACACGCTCCTGGAAACTGAGCTGCCACGGTTGAAAGCAGAACAGTGCCGTCGTCCTCGGAAGGTATCTCCATGGGTTCTTCATTTTCCTCCTCTGCTACTCGAATGTATACTTCAGCCATTTTGTCCCAAAAATAAAACTTCTTGCTTAGCTATATCAAAACTATGCTAAAGCTAGCAGTTAGCTCGCTAGCTAGTTGACCACAATAGCTATGAGTCAGGCTAAAGTGATAGTTGAGAAAAAAAGACGTCTCAAGTTAAAATACGATAACAAAACAGGCGTTGGGGTgggtttaattttaaattatttcataGATAATACCTCGCTCTGATCGCGCCAACAAGCGTGCTTCGGCCTTCTGTTCCTTTGTTCCGAGACGGGGATCTGTGTCGTCAAAACTGGACGACGGCCGATCAACTGTGCCGCGCTAATGAAAACTGCGTAACGTTAACTAACGTAATCCAACAACAcgagtttttcaaaatggcttGCGTAGCCTGATAACGTTATCCAACCGCAACAAAAGGCTCGTCTCGTCTCAAACGCAGAGTAcggaatatatttttttttttccacgagGCGAAATGTGAAACCACCATATACGGCCTAGCAAAATGGCTTTATCTAAGCGAAAAAGGAAGTACGTCATTGGATTGGACGGTTTCATTTCATGGAGGTGAATGTATGTAGAGTGTCGTTAATATAAGCAGTAACTGAATCATTCATCAGTATAACGttgtaataataatgtgattATGTGTATAGGACGTAATTCAACTCGATTAGTTGTATTGTTGATAACCAATTTTATTTAGCTCCTACCCCCGTAAAAAGTATGGTAGGCCAGGTTGAGTACGTCCACTACAGCCATGACGCGTTACACCCACCTAACTTCTAGGAAAggcccgccctacgaagcagctcgattggttggtgTTAGGCAtagacctcgagtggttaaggttaggatagccgattggtcaggggataggacctgaacaaatcgggttacgttaccttgcgttagacgcctggccaatagtagtgtgtgaatgctattgaagggcaggCCTTTcttagaagttgcgtgggttccataataacgcctgACTACACAGTAGCTTTGTTAGGTAGCCTACTAGCTAGCCTGCGTTGGTTGCCAGAGATCATAGATCTATAGTCTATGGAAGAAGTGGGGACACTTAACATTACTATAAGTTTACTATATAGTATCTATAAAGGTGAGCCTACATTCCACATTGACGCAACATGTCTCAATAACTATTTTGACCAGAAGAATTTACCTTAAATTGAAACGTTCTAATTTCTGTTAGCTATATCGCCTTATTTTCAACAATTTTAACCGCTGCCTGCATCACAATCAGACTGTATCACGATGCCTCTTTTCAGGTGCACATAAATGTAAACATCGATTGCATTGTTGCGCCGTgggttaacgttagtttgatCTAAAACGAGAACAATGTGATGTGTAGCTAACAGTATTGACATGAGGCATAACTCGAGCTACATCTTCAAACATTTTGACAGTCAGTGTCGACGGTTTGTTGTTGCCAAACGGCAGTTGTGCGATAGGTAGAGGAGCCTGGCGAATTTGTGTCGTCAGAGATTATATATTGAATTGCAAGTCTGTGCTAAGTAGACGTTAGACGTTGTTAATAAACAAGTTTATAAAGAGGATGATATCAAGTCATTTGGCAGTATAATTTGTAAATTTGTTCCAAGCCATCCAACAAGATTGTGTCATTTACTTGTACACCTGTTTTCTGCATAATACAGTTAAATAGTCAACCCACATGATTAAGTTTTGATTCAGAAACAACAGATTTATGTAATCTAAAACTACAGTATTTTGTAGTGCTGGCTTGTTTGTCAACAATGAGAGACACCTTGTAAAAGTATATGGtggtaaaaatacaaaagacgcTACAAGGCAAAAGCAGAGAGCAACACCCAGCAAAACTATAATTATTACACTCACAAAATTGTAGCTACTGTATTCCAGTGTGATGTTGCTAGATTTTGTTCTGGATAGACCAGGACAAAATCTAATTGGCTGAATTTTATTCTGTTAAAAACTAAGGAAGCCAACCCACAGGTCTCAGAATCTAAAATAAGTAAACATTAATTGCATACCTACAATCAACTGGTTGTTTGTTACTTTTGAATTTGGTTGGTTCTCTCGCTTTAATTCTTGCCCTCCCTGAACAATAGTGAAAAAGCGATCTCGTACAACTACAGGTGACTTGTCAGAAAGCAGAGGAATGTTAAATCTGAATGACATATGTATACAATAAACGTCCAATGCTGCTTTTAGATTTAACTCAACAAAGAGATCTCAAACAgcgttttattacatttttcaatcAATAACAGTACAATTTAGTACAGTATCTATCTTGCATCCAGCTCACCGTGTAACACCAACagacaaaatgaaatacaaaaagtGAAAAGGTACATAAGGGTGCAGAGCTCTATAATATTAatggaaagagaaaaaggaatCCATCTCAGTTGAATTGCATTTTCACTTGTGGCCACACACGAAATACATCACATTTATTGTACATCATcgcagaaaaaaggaaaagtgaaAATATGTCACAACTTTAACAAAAGTGCTTCTGTATacagtgaaatgttatcattCAGATGCTCTGATTTTCAATTTaagaccaagaaaaaaaaataatgtacaaAAGTTTTAGTATGGACAGTATGTGAGGGTGATTTTGTTCCATCGAGTGTGAAGATttgaaggagaaaaaaggaCTATGAATTCTCACGATTGTTATTACAAAAATTGGCATCAACAGAACTGGTAAGCATCATTTACACTGAGTATGCAGTCAATATTAAGTCTTTCTCCATTCTTGCTCACTCTGGTGCATAGCATTACCAGTATTAGTACACGTTTATGCAGAATTGGAGCCAAAATTAATTTGGCTTCTAGGTTCAATCAATAGGTTACTCtccttttcaaaaaaaaaaaaaaaaaaaaaaaaattaggattTTGCACTATTGAAAGCAAGTCTACAGCATGCACATCTAAATTAACTCATGGcaaacaaaattaaatgttttaactcaAAACATCAGACCATTATTTTCAGACATTGATTTGTACATTTCATTCAGAGTTGCAACTGCAGTCCCAAGCAAAGGAAGTGTCTATTTAGTCAGGTGAGGTGTCTCACTCAAAGTGGATACtaaacacccccacccccccatccATATAATAAAATTCAGCCATGCCCCAATTATCTCAGCACCTACCTCGGAACCCCACACCTTCCCACCCAAAGTCAAAGGCATGTACAAGAATTGAGGGGGTTAACTGGATAAGTTACTCGTAATAACTCCTTTTGTACTGGAATGAGCATTCATAACTTATAGCATGTGCTTGGTTAGTTAACATAGTATTAGTTGAGAGGCAAAGCTTCTTCATGTGCAAAAGGCTGTgatgaaacaaaaacagctagtatataaatacataatggACATTTTGAAAGCTGCTCGTGTAATATGATCCAAGCTTTTACTCGCATTTCTTGCTGCATGTTTTCTCTCATCTGTCTTATATGATTTAACTGGATTAGAAAGACAAGCTGTAATTCAAACATATCTAAAACCACGAAATGACAAAAGGAAAGccatcaagaaaaaaaacagaatagaattcttaaaaagttaaataatttGTACAATTACACTCCAACATTTGCTTTCAAGACGCACACATTTGCATGGGATGATAGTGTTGTTTTCTCTTTCAAGGTAACATAAAATGGTCCAAGAAGGAATGCACAAGTTTCTGATTCGATACCACAGGAGATCCTTTCTTAACTAGGTGATAAACAATTGTGCTCTTCTTTGTGTAGGAAAGGCATTGGTTTCCCTTCGTTTTTGTGGTGTCCAAGTCAGTTTAAACAGTGTTGAAGATGCTGTGAACATTCTGAAGTTGTAATGGTCTTCCAGTCAACTTTGGAGTTAAAAGAACATCTGGGAAACAAAGAAATGCAATTTAGAATTTACCTTATCTAACTTGATCTACAGTAAGTCAATTTAACCTTCTGTCAATTCTTCTCTTCTGTTTAATGCAATTTAAGACTTAACACAGACTGACATCAAAATGCAGGAGGCTGCTTGTGTTCATTATAGGTACATCTGCA encodes the following:
- the cenps gene encoding centromere protein S encodes the protein MSVDNDETQQRLKAAVHYTVGRLCQRMGEDHRREFSRQVIAAIAETAFRQCDIFAKDLEAFARHAKRSTVSSEDVKLVARRSTALSIYIQNKSEELNQEQRDLKKKNAGKRKSRDTEEESRE
- the tardbpb gene encoding TAR DNA-binding protein 43 isoform X2, with the protein product MAEVYIRVAEEENEEPMEIPSEDDGTVLLSTVAAQFPGACGLRFRSPISQCMRGVRLVEGILHAPENGWGNVVYVVNYPKDNKRKMEEIDASSAVKMKRGDMKTSDLIVLGLPWKTSEQDLKDYFSTFGEVIMVQVKRDTKTGNSKGFGFVRFTEYEAQEKVVSQRHMIDGRWCDCKLPNSKQGPDEPMRSRKVFVGRCTEDMTTEDLRQFFMQYGEVTDVFIPKPFRAFAFVTFADDQVAQSLCGEDLIIKGVSVHISNAEPKHGSRQFDRTTRFGNGFGAQAFGSSRSGLGSSTNSSLANFGSFSLNPAMMAAAQAALQSSWGMMGMLASQQQTSTSGSASSGTSSSRDQSQSFGTGNSNYGTSSASLGWGTGSNSTTSGSGFSTGFGSSMESKSSGWGM
- the tardbpb gene encoding TAR DNA-binding protein 43 isoform X1; translated protein: MAEVYIRVAEEENEEPMEIPSEDDGTVLLSTVAAQFPGACGLRFRSPISQCMRGVRLVEGILHAPENGWGNVVYVVNYPKDNKRKMEEIDASSAVKMKRGDMKTSDLIVLGLPWKTSEQDLKDYFSTFGEVIMVQVKRDTKTGNSKGFGFVRFTEYEAQEKVVSQRHMIDGRWCDCKLPNSKFPFWLQQGPDEPMRSRKVFVGRCTEDMTTEDLRQFFMQYGEVTDVFIPKPFRAFAFVTFADDQVAQSLCGEDLIIKGVSVHISNAEPKHGSRQFDRTTRFGNGFGAQAFGSSRSGLGSSTNSSLANFGSFSLNPAMMAAAQAALQSSWGMMGMLASQQQTSTSGSASSGTSSSRDQSQSFGTGNSNYGTSSASLGWGTGSNSTTSGSGFSTGFGSSMESKSSGWGM